The DNA region TGCGTGTCGCCAGCCATTTCGCCGCACACGCTGACCGGCTTGCCCTGGCGCCGGCATTCCGCAATGGTGTCAGCCACCAGCCGCAGCACCGCCGGGTGGCAAGGGTCGTACAGGTGCGCCACCGATTCGTCGGCGCGGTCGATCGCCAGCGTGTACTGGATCAGGTCGTTGGTGCCGATCGACAGGAAGTCGAAGTACTTGAGGAAGGTGCGCACCTGCAGCGCCGCCGCCGGCACTTCGATCATCGCCCCGATCGGCACGGAGCCGTAGGGCACGCCGCGGTTATCGAGTTCGGCCCGCGCGAAGTCGACCAGCGACAGCGTCTGCCGGATCTCGCGCGCATGCGCCAGCATCGGCACCAGCATGTTCACCTTGCCATGCGCAGCGGCGCGCAGGATGGCGCGCAGCTGGGTGCGGAACATCTCGGGCTCGGCCAGGCTCCAGCGGATGGCGCGCAGGCCCAGCGCCGGGTTCAGGTGGGCGGCGTCACGGCGCGAATCGTCCAGCGGCTTGTCGGCGCCCACGTCCACGGTGCGGATCGTGACCGGCAGGCCCTGCATGCCCTCGATCGCCTTGCAATACGCGCGGTACTGCTCCTCCTCGTCCGGCAGGTCGCCCTTGCGGCCCATGAAGAGGAACTCGCTGCGGAACAGGCCCACGCCGACGGCGCCGGCCTTCACCGCGCCTTCGGCGTCCTCCGGCATCTCGATGTTGGCGACCAGTTCCACCTTCTCGCCGTCCAGCGTCACCGCCGGCGTGTGGCGCAGCCGGTTCAGGCGGCCGCGTTCGAGTTCGGCCTGGCGCTGCTTGAAACCGTATTCGGCCAGGATGATCGGCGACGGGTCGACGATCATCACGCCGCCATCGCCGTCCACCACCACCCAGTCGTCC from Ramlibacter agri includes:
- the ptsP gene encoding phosphoenolpyruvate--protein phosphotransferase, producing MTFSVHGTAVARGIAIGRAVVVGSGRADVAHYFIQPAQVESEIERVRVGRNAVIEEIHRLQQTITQMGPKEAPHELSALLDVHLMLLQDEELISGVKHWITERLYNAEWALTTQLEVLSRQFDDMEDDYLRERKADLEQVAERILRYMKGMGSPVAQPPASRRKTQQDLLLDDSVDVPLVLVAHDLSPADMLQFKQSVFAGFVTDVGGRTSHTAIVARSMDIPAVVGARSASQLVRQDDWVVVDGDGGVMIVDPSPIILAEYGFKQRQAELERGRLNRLRHTPAVTLDGEKVELVANIEMPEDAEGAVKAGAVGVGLFRSEFLFMGRKGDLPDEEEQYRAYCKAIEGMQGLPVTIRTVDVGADKPLDDSRRDAAHLNPALGLRAIRWSLAEPEMFRTQLRAILRAAAHGKVNMLVPMLAHAREIRQTLSLVDFARAELDNRGVPYGSVPIGAMIEVPAAALQVRTFLKYFDFLSIGTNDLIQYTLAIDRADESVAHLYDPCHPAVLRLVADTIAECRRQGKPVSVCGEMAGDTQFTKLLLGLGLRSFSMHPAQILAVKQEVLRSDTSRLVAWAQQVVDAEDPALALLA